A window from Fodinibius salicampi encodes these proteins:
- a CDS encoding uracil-DNA glycosylase → MADLNALFELLRETPEGAFFNPWYQRDPQHDRSEDCPRIRREQLRTYLSERFQTANYLLIAEALGYQGGHFTGIAMTSERILLGHHKPVHGIPADGAFRGIEPKRTSKKEVNAKGMSEPTATIMWKALYQLEIDPYQTVLWNALPWHPYDPEDGLLSNRTPTDDELETGYPALKLFLELYSDAEIIAVGRKCEQSLNHFGISHTAVRHPANGGAPKFRRQMKELVRN, encoded by the coding sequence ATGGCTGATCTCAATGCCCTTTTTGAGTTGTTACGCGAAACCCCGGAAGGAGCTTTTTTTAATCCATGGTACCAGCGCGATCCACAGCACGATCGATCAGAAGACTGTCCGCGTATCCGACGTGAGCAACTACGTACCTATTTATCCGAACGCTTCCAAACGGCAAATTATCTCTTAATTGCAGAGGCACTCGGCTACCAGGGAGGCCATTTTACTGGTATTGCCATGACTTCGGAACGTATTTTGTTAGGCCATCATAAACCAGTACATGGCATTCCTGCGGATGGTGCTTTTCGGGGAATAGAACCTAAACGCACCAGCAAGAAAGAAGTGAATGCCAAGGGAATGTCGGAACCTACGGCTACCATTATGTGGAAGGCGCTCTATCAACTGGAAATTGATCCCTATCAAACAGTTTTATGGAATGCGCTTCCCTGGCACCCCTACGATCCGGAGGATGGGCTACTCAGTAATCGAACTCCTACAGACGATGAGCTTGAAACTGGTTATCCGGCCCTTAAATTATTCCTTGAGTTATACTCCGATGCTGAAATTATTGCAGTAGGACGCAAATGCGAACAAAGTTTAAACCATTTCGGTATTTCACATACTGCAGTTCGGCATCCGGCTAACGGTGGAGCCCCGAAATTTCGCCGTCAGATGAAAGAATTAGTTAGGAATTAG
- a CDS encoding branched-chain amino acid aminotransferase: protein MSTDITFDITKVAQSRIDQVDLDDPGFGRLFSDHMLEVSYNEGEWQQPKIKPYGTIEVVPALNVFHYAQSVFEGTKAYYVDDETVNLFRIGQNYERFVQSCKRMCIPPVDREVFLGGIEKLIEIDHRWVPRKEGNVLYIRPFACAFDPVISANPAEEYRFFVITSPVGSYYNKSVKLTTSKRYVRAVKGGVGAAKAAGNYAASFYPARKAQEMGYDQVLWLDAHEHTYIEEVGTMNIFFIIDGVLVTPKLQGTILPGITRDSVLRLANHWEIPVEERRINIEEVIEAGQSGKLEEVFGTGTAAVIAPVEEIHHDGISVIPKEKDRGPVGQKLYDTIYDIQRSRIEDPFNWVRSVQVGNS, encoded by the coding sequence ATGAGCACCGATATAACCTTTGATATAACGAAAGTAGCCCAAAGTCGTATTGATCAAGTGGATCTTGATGATCCTGGATTTGGCCGGTTGTTTTCTGATCATATGTTGGAGGTATCGTATAATGAAGGAGAGTGGCAACAACCAAAGATTAAGCCCTATGGTACTATTGAAGTTGTCCCGGCCTTAAATGTATTTCACTATGCCCAATCGGTGTTTGAAGGAACCAAGGCTTATTATGTAGACGACGAAACCGTCAACTTATTTCGTATTGGCCAGAACTATGAACGCTTTGTACAGTCTTGTAAGCGAATGTGTATACCTCCTGTTGATCGCGAGGTATTTCTGGGAGGCATCGAAAAGTTGATCGAAATAGACCACCGGTGGGTCCCTCGTAAAGAGGGAAATGTTCTTTATATTCGTCCTTTTGCATGTGCTTTTGATCCGGTTATTTCAGCAAATCCTGCTGAGGAGTATCGCTTTTTTGTGATCACTTCTCCGGTAGGATCCTATTATAATAAGTCAGTAAAGCTGACAACCTCAAAGAGATACGTCCGGGCGGTAAAAGGCGGAGTGGGTGCTGCCAAAGCGGCCGGTAATTATGCCGCCAGTTTTTATCCGGCGCGTAAAGCTCAAGAAATGGGGTACGATCAGGTATTATGGCTTGATGCCCACGAGCATACTTATATTGAGGAAGTGGGAACAATGAACATCTTTTTTATAATTGATGGTGTATTGGTTACCCCAAAACTGCAGGGCACGATATTGCCGGGCATTACGCGGGATTCTGTGCTCCGGCTGGCGAACCATTGGGAGATACCGGTGGAAGAGCGACGTATCAATATAGAAGAGGTTATTGAAGCTGGACAGTCGGGAAAGCTTGAAGAAGTATTTGGAACAGGTACTGCTGCGGTTATTGCCCCGGTAGAGGAAATCCATCATGATGGGATATCTGTTATCCCAAAGGAAAAAGACCGCGGACCGGTTGGACAAAAACTCTATGACACTATTTATGATATCCAACGTTCAAGAATAGAAGATCCATTCAATTGGGTTCGTTCTGTACAAGTTGGGAATAGCTAA
- a CDS encoding 2-hydroxyacid dehydrogenase: MSLLFVAPDRNLSEWKKHIHRIDPNIETDIWPAIKNKDRVQFAVCWNQPQHLLDSFPNIKAVSSLGAGVDHLLSDDSLPESIEIARIVSPSLIRQMKEYVLGAVINIQRNLPQYIRQSDQGKWQIHRHELSKNLRIGIMGLGAIGQPVAEQLVKTGFQVSGWARSSKELEDIECFAGPDKLSLFLSDINILVCLLPLTDATRDILDLKVFKELPSDAWIINAARGEHLVDEDLIYALDSNLLQGAWLDVFKEEPLPDKHAFWNRSNIIITPHIASITQPAEAAEQIVENYKRALSGMDLRNAVDREKGY; this comes from the coding sequence ATGTCTCTTTTATTTGTCGCTCCTGATCGAAATCTTTCAGAATGGAAAAAACATATCCATCGCATTGATCCCAATATTGAAACTGATATCTGGCCGGCCATCAAGAATAAAGACCGAGTACAGTTTGCCGTCTGCTGGAATCAACCCCAACACCTTTTGGATAGCTTCCCGAATATTAAAGCAGTCTCTTCACTGGGAGCGGGAGTCGACCATTTATTATCTGACGATAGCCTCCCGGAATCAATAGAAATTGCCCGTATTGTATCTCCTTCTCTTATTCGGCAGATGAAAGAGTATGTTCTAGGGGCAGTGATCAATATCCAGAGGAACCTGCCACAGTATATTCGTCAAAGTGATCAGGGCAAATGGCAAATACATCGCCATGAGCTTTCGAAGAATTTACGAATTGGGATTATGGGATTGGGAGCAATTGGACAGCCAGTAGCAGAACAGTTGGTAAAAACCGGATTCCAGGTTTCCGGGTGGGCCCGATCATCCAAGGAACTTGAAGATATAGAATGTTTTGCTGGTCCGGATAAGCTATCGCTCTTCTTGTCGGATATCAATATCCTCGTATGTCTCCTTCCTTTAACAGATGCCACCAGAGACATTCTGGATCTTAAGGTTTTTAAAGAGCTGCCTTCTGATGCCTGGATTATTAACGCTGCTCGGGGAGAACACTTGGTGGATGAAGACCTGATATACGCTCTTGACAGTAATCTATTACAGGGAGCTTGGCTAGACGTCTTTAAGGAAGAGCCTTTGCCTGATAAACATGCCTTCTGGAATCGATCTAATATAATAATCACACCTCATATTGCCAGCATTACCCAGCCGGCTGAGGCAGCAGAGCAAATTGTCGAAAATTATAAACGTGCTCTTTCCGGAATGGATTTGCGCAATGCCGTAGACAGGGAAAAAGGGTATTAA
- a CDS encoding DUF2911 domain-containing protein, translating into MTTLKKIVANIGLSLLAVLCITTLGLAQERGSEEPRTSPNATVSQTIGTTDVTITYGRPAVNDREVFGELVPYGEVWRTGANESTALVVSDDVMIEGNKLEAGTYSLYTIPNKDSWTIILNSKLSWGTEYDSGQDVLRFKVESQEADYMERMLFYFKDVSNDSATVVLHWDNTKVPFTISV; encoded by the coding sequence ATGACAACACTGAAAAAAATAGTTGCAAATATTGGATTGTCATTGCTTGCAGTTTTATGCATAACTACTTTGGGATTGGCTCAAGAACGAGGGAGTGAGGAGCCTCGTACCAGCCCAAATGCTACAGTCAGCCAAACAATTGGTACAACTGACGTTACAATTACCTATGGGCGGCCTGCTGTAAATGATCGGGAAGTTTTTGGAGAGCTGGTACCCTATGGAGAAGTTTGGCGAACCGGTGCGAATGAGTCCACGGCTCTGGTTGTTTCTGATGACGTGATGATTGAGGGAAATAAGTTAGAAGCTGGAACATATTCTTTATACACTATTCCTAATAAAGACAGCTGGACCATTATTCTTAATTCCAAGCTTTCGTGGGGCACCGAATACGATTCGGGTCAGGATGTGCTCCGGTTTAAAGTAGAATCTCAGGAAGCAGATTATATGGAGCGCATGCTCTTTTATTTTAAAGATGTTTCGAATGATTCTGCTACGGTAGTTCTTCATTGGGATAATACAAAAGTACCATTCACTATTAGCGTTTAA
- a CDS encoding DMT family transporter, with the protein MLLFFTLLWGANFILAEVALKEMSPISFSVSRFAMGGLALFLVMYLQYRYEERRTSGPVSFLPKIKRKHWPRLILISVIGATLAPWLGIEGLGLTHGARASLWLALGPAVSTYCGYLFRTERMGLYGYIGIVLAVIGTVILAWDGLRPAQGYWLGDLILIVALILTVIELHLIKPLARQYGPVPVVAIRTAIGCSLYMMIASPALVEVTWLSLGPWTWIAILAGGAIGVGVGQWAKVRALKILGPTQVVLYGNMVPIAALLIAWLSIGENPSRLEVVSAVFIIVGAIFIQVIDGKAGASNKKKEIEEDLSFLMSTKQDN; encoded by the coding sequence ATTCTTTTATTTTTTACTCTTTTGTGGGGTGCCAACTTTATATTGGCAGAGGTTGCCTTAAAAGAAATGTCCCCCATTTCCTTTAGTGTCTCTCGTTTTGCAATGGGCGGGCTGGCGCTTTTTTTAGTAATGTATCTACAATACCGCTATGAAGAACGCCGAACTTCCGGGCCTGTTTCATTTCTTCCAAAAATAAAACGCAAACATTGGCCCCGACTTATCCTGATCTCCGTTATAGGTGCCACTCTTGCTCCCTGGCTGGGAATTGAGGGGTTAGGATTAACCCACGGTGCCCGAGCCTCACTTTGGTTGGCACTCGGACCGGCAGTCAGCACATACTGCGGTTATCTGTTTAGAACCGAACGCATGGGATTATATGGGTACATAGGGATTGTTTTAGCTGTTATCGGAACAGTAATTTTAGCCTGGGATGGGTTACGTCCGGCACAAGGATATTGGTTGGGAGATTTAATTTTAATTGTAGCTCTTATCCTTACAGTAATAGAGCTTCACTTGATAAAACCGTTGGCCCGCCAATATGGTCCGGTACCTGTCGTTGCAATACGCACAGCTATTGGTTGTTCGTTATACATGATGATTGCTTCCCCGGCTCTTGTTGAAGTAACCTGGCTATCTCTTGGACCCTGGACCTGGATTGCTATACTGGCGGGTGGAGCTATTGGAGTAGGAGTTGGACAATGGGCGAAAGTTCGTGCACTAAAAATACTTGGCCCTACTCAAGTCGTGCTTTATGGAAATATGGTCCCAATTGCTGCTCTTTTGATCGCTTGGTTAAGTATTGGAGAGAATCCATCTAGGCTCGAAGTTGTTTCTGCCGTTTTTATTATTGTAGGGGCAATATTTATTCAGGTCATTGATGGTAAAGCGGGAGCATCCAATAAAAAGAAGGAAATTGAAGAAGATCTTTCATTCCTTATGAGTACTAAACAGGATAACTAG